The genomic interval GTCATCACCGAAACGCTTATTTCCCAGCATCTTTCTACCGCCTCTTTACCTGATCCTGATTTGTTTATTAGAACAGGGGGGGAGCAGCGTATTAGTAATTTTCTTTTATGGCAACTTGCCTATACTGAGTTTTATTTCACACCGACCTTATGGCCTGACTTTAATTCTGCGGCATTACAAAAAGCTATTGATAGTTTCAAGGGCCGACAACGACGTTTTGGACGCACCGGTGATCAAGTGCTTTCTAAAAGCTAATTCATTATAATTATTAGAATAAAATAATCCAACATGCTATTACAACGTATTATTACTGCAACAATTTTAGCCGTTTTAATTATTCCAGCGGTCCTTTTTTTGAGTTCACTGCACTTTTCCTTAGTCATTGCACTGGTGGTCTTAGTTGGCGCGTGGGAATGGACTCATCTTATTAAAATGGAACAAATCGGCTTACGGATATTGTTTTTAATAAGCTTAGTACTCCCTATGTTAGGGGTTGCTTTCTGGACTCAGTTTTTAGAAATGGTTGCCTTACAATTTGAATGGGGTGATGTTAGAGAATATTCAGGGGCGATAGAATGGACTGTCATTCCTCCTGTGTTATTTTGGATTATAATGATGATGTTAATTCGTCAATTACCGACATCCTTATTAAAACTAGAATTAAAACAGCATTACCGAGCCTTTACAGGTTGGTTTATATTATTAGCGGCGTGGATGTTTATTAGTCGATTGCGCTTACTTTATGGCGAAGAGATGGTGTTATATTTTATGATCTTAATCTGGGTCGCTGATATTGCCGCTTACTTTGTCGGTAAACGCTTGGGTAAAGACAAGCTATCGCCTGATATTAGCCCAGGAAAAACAGTACAGGGTATCTATGGTGCCTTAGTCGGCGCGGGAATTTGTGGACTCGTCCTTGGAATTCTGTATAAATTTTCATGGATGAGTATTATTGACTTTATGTTGCTGTCGATTTTGACGGTTCTGGTCTCAATTTATGGGGATTTATTTTTCAGTTTAATCAAACGTCAACGTGGCGTGAAAGATAGCGGTATTATTTTTCCAGGACACGGCGGCGTTTTAGATAG from Methylococcales bacterium carries:
- a CDS encoding phosphatidate cytidylyltransferase gives rise to the protein MLLQRIITATILAVLIIPAVLFLSSLHFSLVIALVVLVGAWEWTHLIKMEQIGLRILFLISLVLPMLGVAFWTQFLEMVALQFEWGDVREYSGAIEWTVIPPVLFWIIMMMLIRQLPTSLLKLELKQHYRAFTGWFILLAAWMFISRLRLLYGEEMVLYFMILIWVADIAAYFVGKRLGKDKLSPDISPGKTVQGIYGALVGAGICGLVLGILYKFSWMSIIDFMLLSILTVLVSIYGDLFFSLIKRQRGVKDSGIIFPGHGGVLDRIDSIIAAAPFFYAGITLIGFGVFQ